In Rahnella aquatilis CIP 78.65 = ATCC 33071, one DNA window encodes the following:
- the hpxZ gene encoding oxalurate catabolism protein HpxZ, giving the protein MKTEHIDRPAILAEMNAAFYRYEQALITNDTAVLDELFWHDPRTVRYGAGENLYGIDAIRAFRTARSSQGLDRELVNTTITTFGDDMAVASTEFRREGSDKTGRQQQTWVKMASGWKIVAAHVSLMV; this is encoded by the coding sequence ATGAAAACTGAACATATCGACCGCCCGGCGATCCTTGCCGAAATGAATGCGGCGTTTTATCGCTATGAACAGGCGCTGATCACCAACGATACCGCCGTACTCGACGAACTGTTCTGGCACGACCCGCGTACCGTGCGCTACGGCGCGGGAGAAAATCTTTACGGCATTGACGCCATCCGCGCCTTCCGCACAGCGCGATCGTCACAAGGGTTAGACCGGGAACTGGTCAACACCACCATCACCACTTTTGGCGATGACATGGCTGTCGCCAGCACAGAATTCCGCCGGGAAGGCAGCGACAAGACGGGCCGTCAGCAGCAGACGTGGGTGAAGATGGCGAGTGGATGGAAGATTGTGGCGGCCCATGTGAGTCTGATGGTTTGA
- a CDS encoding AtzE family amidohydrolase has product MKSFDTFTVSQLHQAIAQGEISATEIATSTLDAVEQANPAINAYTHITRERMLSEAAKVDKIRASGTTLPPLAGIPYAVKNLLDIAGEVTLAGASLNSSNAAARHDAWTVSRLAAQGAMLSGMLNMDAYAYGFTTENSHYGATRNPRDLARVAGGSSGGSAAAVAAGLVHFTLGSDTNGSIRVPSSLSGILGLKPTFGRISRRGSQPFVASLDHIGPMARCSEDLSQVYDAMQGTDPQDHFQADKPVTETFSLLKRGQQGLRSAVLGGYFSTWCDDHAKAAVRQIAQALEAQEEIEMPQAELARSAAFIISASEGGNQYLPKLRSIPEQFEPLSRERLLAGAMIPAAWYVQAQRFRQHFQQQILPLFDHWDILIAPATPCPATLIGQETIRINGHDLPTRANMGMLTQPISFLGLPVVTVPVTTSTGLPIGLQLIAPPWREDLCLRAAWALEQQGIVNVSSSPVMPA; this is encoded by the coding sequence ATGAAATCGTTTGATACTTTTACCGTCAGCCAGTTGCATCAGGCGATCGCACAGGGTGAAATTTCGGCCACGGAAATCGCCACTTCCACGCTTGATGCCGTTGAACAGGCGAATCCGGCCATCAATGCGTACACGCATATCACCCGCGAACGCATGCTGAGCGAAGCCGCAAAAGTCGATAAAATCCGCGCCAGCGGCACAACCTTGCCTCCGCTGGCGGGCATTCCCTACGCCGTGAAAAACCTGCTGGACATTGCAGGTGAAGTGACGCTGGCAGGCGCAAGCCTCAACAGCAGCAACGCCGCCGCACGCCATGATGCCTGGACAGTTTCCCGCCTTGCTGCACAGGGCGCAATGCTTTCCGGCATGCTGAATATGGATGCTTACGCGTATGGCTTCACCACCGAAAACAGTCATTATGGCGCCACCCGTAACCCGCGGGATCTGGCGCGCGTGGCCGGCGGTTCTTCCGGTGGTTCGGCCGCAGCCGTCGCCGCCGGGCTGGTGCATTTCACCCTCGGCAGCGATACCAACGGTTCGATCCGCGTGCCTTCCTCGTTAAGCGGTATTCTCGGCCTGAAACCGACCTTCGGGCGGATTTCACGTCGCGGCAGTCAGCCGTTCGTCGCCAGCCTCGATCACATCGGCCCGATGGCCCGTTGCAGCGAAGATTTGTCGCAGGTCTATGACGCCATGCAGGGCACAGATCCGCAGGATCATTTCCAGGCAGACAAACCGGTTACCGAAACCTTTTCCCTGCTCAAACGCGGGCAACAGGGGCTGCGCAGCGCCGTACTGGGCGGATACTTTTCTACCTGGTGTGATGATCACGCCAAAGCGGCCGTGCGTCAGATAGCGCAGGCACTGGAAGCGCAGGAAGAAATTGAAATGCCGCAGGCCGAACTGGCGCGCTCGGCTGCGTTTATCATCAGCGCGTCGGAAGGCGGTAATCAGTATTTGCCAAAACTGCGCAGTATTCCGGAACAGTTTGAGCCACTGTCGCGCGAACGTTTACTGGCAGGGGCGATGATCCCGGCGGCATGGTATGTTCAGGCGCAGCGTTTTCGTCAGCACTTTCAGCAGCAAATCTTGCCCTTGTTCGATCATTGGGACATTCTGATCGCGCCTGCCACGCCGTGTCCGGCCACGTTAATCGGTCAGGAGACCATTCGTATCAACGGTCATGATCTGCCGACGCGTGCCAATATGGGCATGCTGACGCAGCCGATTTCGTTCCTCGGTTTGCCGGTGGTGACGGTGCCGGTCACCACGTCGACCGGCCTGCCGATAGGGTTACAACTGATTGCGCCGCCGTGGCGCGAAGACCTCTGCCTGCGTGCCGCCTGGGCGCTGGAGCAGCAGGGAATAGTGAATGTCAGCAGTTCTCCGGTGATGCCCGCGTAA
- the hpxX gene encoding oxalurate catabolism protein HpxX — MKNTSAATDWAAYIRQMESVLALELDDAHRQELLVQFSRIAQMAQPLMDLPLDSRLEIAGVYRA, encoded by the coding sequence ATGAAAAATACGTCCGCAGCCACCGACTGGGCCGCCTATATCCGCCAGATGGAATCCGTTCTGGCGCTGGAACTCGACGACGCACACCGTCAGGAATTACTGGTGCAGTTCAGCCGCATTGCGCAAATGGCGCAACCGCTGATGGATTTACCGCTCGACTCCCGCCTGGAAATCGCCGGGGTGTATAGAGCATGA
- a CDS encoding gamma-glutamyltransferase family protein has protein sequence MINSNSAPLGMAVTPHHLASQSALAVLREGGNAIEAMVAAAATIAVVYPHMNGLGGDGFWLIVPPQGNPVAIDASGAAGALASLDFYAGETHIPHRGPKAALTVAGTVGGWQEALNVSAELGGEQKPLSRLLRDAIRYAADGIPVTASQEAATRAKQHELKDFRTFADVFLPNGDVPRAGNRFTQPQLAQTLSMLCEDGLNSFYRGELADNMAADMEKLGMPVTRADLAAYKPQRRVPLRLKHSKGEIYNLTPPTQGLVSLAILGLTDRLPLETMDESATIHSVVEATKLAFGLRDRFITDPRMMTQDAQELLDPQYLDALATRIKPHSAADWGKGKGPGDTVWMGVMDSSGLAVSFIQSIYHEFGSGVVLPGSGVLWQNRGASFSLDAGHLLALAPGKQPFHTLNPAAARLYDGRTMVYGSMGGDGQPQTQAAVFIRHVVQGQSLQQAISGPRWLLGRTWGESSDSLKLEGRFAYPTLAGLRQRGHDVELLPDFSEAVGHAGAIIRHTNGMFEGASDPRSNGSAAGF, from the coding sequence ATGATTAACAGTAACAGCGCACCGCTGGGCATGGCGGTCACGCCTCATCATCTGGCAAGCCAGAGTGCGCTTGCGGTATTGCGCGAAGGCGGCAATGCCATCGAGGCGATGGTAGCAGCAGCCGCAACGATTGCCGTGGTGTATCCGCACATGAACGGGCTGGGCGGCGACGGCTTCTGGCTGATTGTGCCACCGCAGGGCAATCCGGTGGCGATCGATGCCAGCGGCGCGGCGGGCGCCCTCGCCTCTCTCGATTTCTACGCCGGTGAAACGCACATTCCGCATCGTGGCCCGAAAGCTGCGCTGACGGTGGCAGGCACTGTCGGCGGCTGGCAGGAAGCGCTGAATGTGTCGGCTGAATTGGGTGGCGAACAGAAACCGCTTTCCCGGCTGCTGCGCGATGCCATCCGCTACGCCGCTGACGGCATTCCGGTGACGGCTTCGCAGGAAGCCGCCACCCGCGCCAAGCAACACGAACTGAAAGATTTCCGCACCTTTGCCGACGTTTTTCTGCCTAACGGTGATGTGCCCCGCGCCGGAAACCGTTTCACCCAGCCGCAACTGGCGCAGACATTGTCAATGCTGTGCGAGGACGGGCTGAACAGTTTCTATCGCGGTGAGCTGGCTGACAATATGGCCGCCGACATGGAAAAACTCGGCATGCCGGTCACCCGCGCCGATCTCGCGGCTTACAAGCCACAGCGCCGTGTGCCGCTGCGTCTCAAACACAGCAAAGGCGAAATCTACAACCTGACACCCCCGACGCAGGGGCTGGTTTCGCTGGCAATCCTTGGCCTGACTGACCGCCTGCCACTGGAAACCATGGACGAAAGTGCCACCATTCACAGCGTGGTGGAGGCGACCAAACTGGCGTTCGGCCTGCGCGACCGCTTCATCACCGATCCGCGCATGATGACGCAGGACGCACAGGAACTGTTGGATCCGCAGTATCTCGATGCTCTCGCCACCCGCATCAAACCCCACAGCGCCGCCGACTGGGGCAAAGGTAAAGGACCGGGCGATACCGTCTGGATGGGCGTGATGGACAGCAGCGGGCTGGCCGTTTCCTTTATCCAGAGTATTTATCACGAGTTTGGCAGTGGCGTGGTGCTGCCGGGCAGCGGCGTATTGTGGCAAAACCGCGGCGCCTCCTTCAGCCTCGATGCCGGTCATTTACTGGCGCTGGCACCGGGCAAACAACCATTCCATACCCTCAATCCTGCCGCCGCACGCTTATACGACGGGCGCACGATGGTTTACGGCTCGATGGGCGGTGACGGCCAGCCGCAAACGCAGGCCGCCGTGTTTATCCGCCATGTGGTGCAGGGGCAATCTTTGCAGCAGGCAATCAGCGGCCCGCGCTGGCTGCTGGGTCGCACCTGGGGAGAAAGTTCGGATTCGCTGAAACTGGAAGGCCGTTTTGCCTATCCGACGCTGGCCGGGCTGAGACAACGCGGTCACGACGTGGAGCTGTTGCCGGATTTCAGCGAAGCCGTCGGCCACGCCGGTGCGATCATTCGCCACACCAATGGCATGTTTGAAGGGGCCTCCGACCCGCGCAGCAACGGCAGCGCCGCCGGATTTTGA
- a CDS encoding MurR/RpiR family transcriptional regulator: MKQIDERLRDHYAELTPQEQRVADFIFASIDDLMSYNSAELARLSGVSKATVSRLFKRLGYPSYRDMRDEMRTLRQSGMPLTDSRDAVQGNTLLSRHYKQEMANLTQWINQIDGTQFGALIAALSQARQVRLLGFRNSYPVALHLRQQLIQVRAGVMMMPQPGQTLAEELVDLTAQDVVIFVAFRRRPRMAKAILMQLQSFGVPVLLICEPQAQALIPLATWHLAAPLDSVSAFDSYSSAMSLANLLSNALLHDMLASGRQRIHQISDLYNDLDELEQR; this comes from the coding sequence ATGAAACAGATTGATGAGCGTCTGCGTGACCATTACGCAGAACTGACGCCACAGGAACAGCGGGTGGCCGATTTTATTTTTGCCAGCATCGACGACCTGATGAGTTACAACAGCGCCGAACTGGCGCGGCTCAGCGGCGTCTCGAAAGCCACGGTCAGCCGCCTGTTTAAACGCCTCGGTTACCCAAGCTATCGCGATATGCGTGATGAGATGCGTACCCTGCGCCAGAGCGGGATGCCGCTGACGGACAGTCGCGATGCGGTGCAGGGTAACACCTTGTTATCGCGGCACTATAAACAGGAAATGGCTAACCTGACCCAGTGGATTAACCAGATTGACGGCACCCAGTTTGGCGCGCTGATCGCCGCGCTGAGTCAGGCGCGACAGGTGCGCCTGCTGGGCTTTCGCAATAGTTATCCGGTGGCGCTGCATCTGCGACAACAACTGATTCAGGTGCGGGCAGGCGTGATGATGATGCCGCAGCCGGGGCAAACGCTGGCGGAAGAACTGGTGGATCTCACCGCACAGGACGTGGTGATTTTCGTCGCCTTCCGTCGCAGGCCGCGCATGGCAAAAGCGATTCTTATGCAGTTACAATCATTTGGCGTACCTGTGCTGCTGATTTGTGAGCCGCAGGCGCAGGCGCTTATCCCGCTGGCGACCTGGCATCTGGCCGCGCCGCTCGACAGTGTCTCGGCGTTCGACAGTTATTCTTCTGCCATGAGTCTGGCGAATCTGCTCAGTAATGCATTGCTGCACGATATGCTCGCTTCTGGCCGTCAGCGCATTCATCAGATAAGCGACTTGTATAACGATCTGGATGAACTGGAGCAGCGCTGA
- a CDS encoding transporter substrate-binding domain-containing protein, whose protein sequence is MNKRLLAWAGAAMLVLQASGVMADQLQDIQKRGVLRVAVPQDFPPFGSVSKDLQPEGYDIDMAHYLADKMKLKLQLVPVTSANRVPYLQTDKVDLVISSLGKNAEREKVIDFSNAYAPFFLGVFGAQGDKLSDLKALSGKTIGVTRGAVEDLALTDVAPKDAKIQRYEDNNTTLSAYLSGQVEYIATGNLVVAAIARMNPAKAPVSKVMLKDSPCYVGLRKDEPALKDKVNALIAEGIKDKTLNTLSEKWMKAPLPASIGA, encoded by the coding sequence ATGAACAAACGGCTGTTGGCATGGGCTGGTGCGGCAATGCTGGTGCTTCAGGCATCAGGCGTTATGGCCGATCAGTTGCAGGATATTCAGAAACGCGGCGTGTTGCGTGTGGCCGTTCCCCAGGATTTTCCGCCATTTGGTTCGGTGAGCAAGGATTTACAACCGGAAGGTTATGACATCGATATGGCGCATTATCTGGCCGATAAGATGAAACTTAAGTTGCAACTGGTGCCGGTGACCAGCGCCAACCGCGTGCCTTATCTGCAAACGGATAAAGTCGATCTGGTGATTTCAAGCCTGGGGAAAAACGCTGAGCGCGAAAAAGTCATCGATTTCAGCAACGCTTACGCACCGTTCTTCCTCGGCGTGTTTGGCGCGCAGGGTGACAAACTGTCCGATCTGAAAGCACTGTCCGGCAAAACCATCGGCGTGACCCGTGGCGCGGTAGAAGATCTGGCACTGACTGACGTGGCACCGAAAGATGCCAAAATTCAGCGGTATGAAGACAACAACACCACGCTGTCCGCCTACCTGTCCGGTCAGGTGGAATACATCGCCACCGGTAACCTGGTGGTGGCGGCGATTGCCCGCATGAACCCGGCTAAGGCACCGGTTTCAAAAGTGATGCTGAAAGATTCGCCGTGCTACGTTGGCCTGCGTAAAGACGAACCGGCACTGAAAGATAAAGTGAATGCACTGATCGCCGAAGGCATCAAAGACAAGACGCTGAATACGCTGTCTGAAAAATGGATGAAGGCACCGCTGCCTGCTTCCATCGGCGCGTAA
- a CDS encoding amino acid ABC transporter permease, with translation MTYQLNFSALWPYMPELLAGLWTTIELTVMATVGGVAIGICGAAIRCGNHKTLRALWGVYVEAIRNTPFVVQLFFIVFGLPAIGLKMTAGEAALLAMLINLGAYSTEIIRAGIQVTPKGQWEAGRVLGLTRSQTFMRIVLPPSLKRIYPSLVSQCIIVMLGSSVVSQVSYEELTFAANLIQSRTFLSFEVYLVTTLFYLLLSVAMRQLLLLAGRRVFGSEN, from the coding sequence ATGACCTATCAGCTTAACTTTAGCGCGCTATGGCCTTATATGCCGGAACTGCTGGCCGGTTTATGGACCACCATTGAGCTGACGGTAATGGCAACGGTTGGCGGTGTCGCAATAGGTATTTGCGGCGCGGCCATCCGCTGCGGCAACCATAAAACCCTGCGTGCGCTCTGGGGCGTGTATGTCGAAGCCATCCGCAATACGCCGTTTGTGGTGCAGCTGTTTTTCATTGTTTTTGGCCTGCCAGCCATCGGTCTGAAAATGACTGCCGGTGAAGCGGCACTGCTGGCGATGCTGATTAACCTCGGCGCCTACAGCACGGAGATTATCCGCGCCGGTATTCAGGTGACGCCGAAAGGCCAGTGGGAAGCCGGACGTGTGCTGGGATTAACCCGCAGCCAGACGTTCATGCGTATCGTGCTGCCGCCGTCGCTGAAACGCATTTATCCGTCGCTGGTCAGCCAGTGCATTATCGTGATGCTCGGATCTTCCGTGGTATCGCAGGTGTCCTATGAAGAACTGACGTTTGCCGCCAACTTAATTCAGTCGCGTACTTTCCTCAGTTTTGAAGTGTATCTGGTCACCACCTTGTTCTATCTGTTGCTGTCGGTGGCGATGCGCCAGTTGTTGCTGCTGGCCGGACGCCGTGTCTTTGGGAGTGAAAACTGA
- a CDS encoding amino acid ABC transporter permease gives MTFTDWDIVRNLLLAARWTLLLSLTAFIGGTLVTLPLLLLRLTKRRWPARFVRLYSELFQGTPLLMQLFLAFFGLGLFGINVSPWTAAALALTLYTSAYLVDIWSGSIAALPKGQWEASRCLGLNFGQTLWRVITPQALRIAIAPTVGFSVQVVKGTALASIIGFVELTKAGTMLNNVTYQPFKVFGLVALGYFLMCYPLSRYSQHLEKSLRGEKQ, from the coding sequence ATGACCTTCACCGACTGGGACATTGTGCGCAATCTCCTGCTGGCGGCGCGCTGGACATTGCTGCTGTCGCTGACCGCGTTTATCGGCGGTACGCTGGTGACGTTGCCGCTGCTGTTACTGCGCCTGACCAAACGCCGCTGGCCAGCGCGCTTTGTGCGTCTTTATTCCGAACTGTTTCAGGGCACGCCGCTGCTGATGCAGCTGTTCCTGGCGTTCTTCGGGCTTGGCCTGTTTGGTATTAACGTCAGCCCGTGGACCGCCGCCGCGCTGGCGCTGACGCTGTATACCAGCGCCTATCTGGTGGATATCTGGAGCGGCAGTATTGCCGCGTTACCGAAAGGCCAGTGGGAAGCGTCGCGCTGTCTCGGCCTGAATTTTGGCCAGACGCTATGGCGCGTCATCACCCCGCAGGCGCTGCGGATTGCTATTGCGCCGACGGTCGGATTTTCCGTACAGGTAGTGAAAGGCACCGCGCTGGCCTCGATTATTGGTTTTGTCGAACTGACCAAAGCCGGAACCATGCTCAATAACGTGACGTATCAGCCATTCAAAGTGTTTGGATTAGTGGCGCTGGGCTACTTCCTGATGTGCTATCCGCTGTCCCGTTACAGCCAGCATTTAGAAAAATCATTGCGCGGAGAGAAACAGTAA
- a CDS encoding amino acid ABC transporter ATP-binding protein yields MPLITINQVQKFYGQNHVLKGVDLDIDSGEVISIIGRSGSGKSTLLRCMNGLEGYQEGSIKLGGMTITDRDSQARDISRSVGMVFQSFNLFPHMTALENVMLAPRRVLKKSATECRELAAQMLAKVGLADRMDYYPSSLSGGQQQRVAIARALAMNPKVLLCDEITSALDPELVGEVLKVLEQLAKEGMTLVLVTHEMNFAREVGDRVVFMHQGTVWEQGESRALFANPQTPELRQFIASVRGLNEAASS; encoded by the coding sequence ATGCCACTGATCACCATCAATCAGGTTCAGAAATTTTACGGTCAGAACCACGTACTGAAAGGCGTGGATCTGGATATTGACAGCGGCGAAGTGATTTCGATCATCGGCCGCAGCGGTTCAGGGAAAAGCACGCTGTTACGCTGCATGAACGGGCTGGAAGGCTATCAGGAAGGCAGCATCAAACTCGGCGGGATGACCATTACCGACCGCGATTCTCAGGCGCGTGATATCAGCCGTTCCGTGGGCATGGTGTTCCAGAGCTTCAATCTTTTTCCGCACATGACCGCACTGGAAAACGTCATGCTGGCGCCGCGCCGCGTGCTGAAAAAATCTGCCACCGAGTGCCGTGAACTGGCCGCGCAGATGCTGGCGAAAGTCGGGCTCGCGGATCGCATGGATTATTACCCGTCCAGCCTTTCCGGCGGTCAGCAGCAACGTGTGGCCATTGCCCGTGCGCTGGCGATGAACCCGAAAGTGCTGCTGTGTGATGAAATCACCTCAGCGCTGGATCCGGAATTAGTCGGCGAGGTACTGAAAGTGCTCGAGCAACTGGCGAAAGAGGGCATGACGCTGGTGCTGGTGACGCACGAAATGAATTTTGCCCGCGAAGTGGGCGACCGCGTAGTGTTTATGCATCAGGGCACCGTGTGGGAACAGGGCGAAAGCCGGGCGCTGTTTGCCAACCCGCAAACCCCCGAGTTAAGACAGTTTATCGCCTCCGTGCGCGGCCTGAATGAGGCTGCTTCAAGCTAA
- a CDS encoding pyridoxal-phosphate-dependent aminotransferase family protein, with translation MSDFISPGQINPPTRLLMGPGPINADPRVLRAMASQLVGQYDPVMTGYMNEVMALYRALYKTDNQWTFLIDGTSRAGIEAVLLSGIRPGDKVLVPVFGRFGHLLCEIARRCRAEVHTLEAPWGEVFDPQQIEDAIKSVKPRWLLTVQGDTSTTMLQPLEQLGEICRRHGVLFYSDATASFGGNPLETDVWGLDAVSAGLQKCLGGPSGSSPVTISPRFEEQIRRRKCVEQGIRTADHADGDDEMIYSNYFDLGMIMDYWGPERLNHHTEATSMLFAARECARIILEEGLDTGIARHKLHGGALLAGIQGMGLEVFGDLNNRMNNVLGVVIPQGVHGEQVRQMMLNDFSIEIGTSFGPLAGKIWRIGTMGYNARKDCVLQTLVALEAVLNRLGFASKYGAGAQAAWDHYAGDQ, from the coding sequence ATGTCAGATTTCATCTCTCCCGGACAAATCAACCCGCCAACCCGTCTGCTGATGGGGCCGGGACCCATCAATGCTGACCCGCGCGTGCTGCGGGCGATGGCGAGTCAGCTGGTCGGGCAATACGACCCGGTGATGACCGGCTACATGAACGAAGTGATGGCGCTGTACCGTGCGCTGTATAAAACCGACAATCAGTGGACATTCCTGATCGACGGCACCTCGCGCGCCGGTATCGAAGCTGTGTTGCTTTCCGGTATCCGTCCGGGTGACAAAGTGCTGGTGCCGGTGTTTGGCCGCTTCGGCCATCTGCTGTGCGAGATTGCCCGCCGCTGCCGCGCCGAAGTGCACACCCTCGAAGCGCCTTGGGGCGAAGTGTTTGATCCGCAGCAAATCGAAGATGCGATTAAATCGGTGAAACCGCGCTGGCTGCTGACCGTGCAGGGCGACACCTCCACTACCATGTTGCAGCCGCTGGAACAACTGGGTGAAATCTGCCGCCGTCACGGCGTGCTGTTCTACTCCGATGCCACGGCGTCCTTTGGCGGCAATCCGCTGGAAACCGACGTCTGGGGGTTAGACGCGGTGTCTGCCGGTTTACAAAAATGCCTCGGCGGTCCGTCAGGCAGCTCGCCGGTGACCATTAGCCCGCGCTTTGAAGAACAAATCCGTCGCCGTAAATGCGTGGAGCAAGGGATCCGTACCGCCGATCACGCCGACGGCGACGATGAGATGATCTACTCCAATTATTTCGATCTGGGCATGATCATGGATTACTGGGGGCCGGAGCGTCTGAATCACCATACCGAAGCCACCAGCATGCTGTTTGCGGCACGCGAATGCGCGCGCATTATTCTGGAAGAAGGGCTGGATACCGGCATCGCCCGCCACAAATTGCACGGCGGCGCATTACTGGCAGGCATTCAGGGCATGGGACTGGAGGTGTTCGGCGACCTGAACAACCGTATGAACAACGTGCTTGGCGTGGTCATTCCTCAGGGCGTTCATGGCGAACAGGTGCGTCAGATGATGCTTAATGATTTCAGCATCGAAATCGGCACGTCATTTGGTCCGCTGGCCGGGAAAATCTGGCGTATCGGCACCATGGGTTATAACGCGCGTAAAGACTGCGTGTTGCAGACGCTGGTGGCGCTGGAAGCGGTGCTCAACCGTCTGGGCTTTGCGTCGAAATACGGCGCTGGCGCGCAGGCCGCCTGGGATCACTACGCAGGAGATCAGTAA
- the hpxK gene encoding allantoate amidohydrolase: MAEAFTLAAVSESAKLAAERVMARCDALAAISETPGQLTRVYLSAEHLQANQVVGEWMEAAGMRVWQDSVGNICGRYEGLDPSAPAILLGSHLDSVRNAGRYDGPLGVLTALEVVAHLHQNGIRLPMAVEIVGFCDEEGTRFGITLLGSRGLTGTWPADWLERQDAQGISVAQAMRNVGLDPLKIGASQRAVSDFCAYLELHIEQGPCLQAADVPLGVVTAINGARRLNCEFTGHAGHAGTVPMGQRQDALTAAAEWTLAIESITTATGRNLVATVGTLECLPGAVNVIPGQVKLSLDVRGPRDDDLSALLETLLAKGRDIAARRGLTFAAEQFYGISATECNDGLQHRLSQSVLHLQGQAMSLPSGAGHDAIAIAECWPVGMLFVRCKDGISHHPDESVTSGDVAYAVQAYINTVLSFAEGHL; encoded by the coding sequence ATGGCAGAAGCCTTTACGCTGGCTGCGGTTTCCGAAAGCGCAAAGCTTGCCGCTGAGCGGGTGATGGCGCGCTGCGACGCACTCGCTGCCATCAGCGAAACGCCGGGGCAACTGACCCGCGTGTATCTCTCAGCCGAACATTTGCAGGCCAATCAGGTGGTGGGTGAATGGATGGAAGCGGCCGGGATGCGTGTCTGGCAGGACAGCGTCGGCAATATCTGCGGGCGTTATGAAGGGCTGGATCCTTCGGCTCCTGCCATCCTGCTCGGTTCGCATCTCGACAGCGTGCGCAATGCGGGGCGTTACGACGGCCCGCTCGGCGTGCTGACCGCGCTGGAAGTGGTGGCTCATTTGCATCAGAACGGCATTCGTTTGCCGATGGCGGTGGAAATTGTCGGCTTCTGCGATGAGGAAGGTACACGTTTTGGCATCACGCTGCTCGGCAGTCGCGGCCTGACCGGCACCTGGCCGGCAGACTGGCTGGAACGTCAGGACGCGCAGGGGATTTCTGTCGCACAGGCGATGCGCAACGTCGGTCTGGATCCGCTAAAAATTGGCGCGTCACAGCGCGCGGTCAGCGATTTCTGTGCGTACCTTGAATTACATATCGAACAAGGCCCGTGCCTGCAAGCGGCAGATGTGCCGCTTGGCGTGGTCACCGCGATTAACGGCGCACGTCGTCTCAATTGCGAATTCACCGGTCACGCCGGGCATGCCGGCACCGTGCCGATGGGGCAGCGTCAGGACGCGCTGACTGCCGCCGCCGAATGGACGCTGGCGATTGAAAGCATCACCACCGCCACCGGCCGCAATCTGGTGGCGACAGTGGGCACGCTGGAATGCCTGCCGGGTGCGGTGAATGTTATTCCGGGGCAGGTGAAATTGTCGCTGGATGTACGCGGACCGCGTGATGATGATTTATCGGCACTGCTGGAAACGCTGCTGGCGAAGGGCCGCGATATTGCTGCACGTCGCGGGCTGACGTTTGCCGCCGAACAGTTTTATGGCATCAGCGCGACGGAATGTAACGACGGCTTACAGCATCGTCTCAGCCAGAGTGTTTTGCATTTACAGGGGCAGGCGATGTCGCTGCCAAGCGGCGCAGGGCACGACGCGATTGCCATCGCCGAATGCTGGCCGGTCGGCATGTTGTTTGTACGCTGCAAAGACGGCATCAGCCATCATCCCGATGAATCTGTCACCTCCGGCGATGTGGCTTACGCGGTACAGGCGTACATCAATACCGTGCTGAGTTTTGCTGAGGGGCATTTATGA
- the uraD gene encoding 2-oxo-4-hydroxy-4-carboxy-5-ureidoimidazoline decarboxylase translates to MTFEEFNALSEFEAVALLRPLVNIPAWAKGVSDRRPYASLSALLQYAETACAGWTAEDITRALSAHPRIGERASGASKEAQLSRGEQATLNISQQAMTDALHEGNLRYEQRFGRVFLIRAKGRSAEEILENLQRRLQNSPDAEDQETAQQLKEITLLRLKEIFQ, encoded by the coding sequence ATGACCTTTGAAGAATTCAATGCGCTGTCTGAATTCGAAGCCGTTGCCTTGCTGCGTCCGCTGGTCAATATTCCGGCCTGGGCGAAAGGGGTCAGCGACCGACGGCCTTACGCGTCGTTGTCAGCCTTGCTGCAATACGCAGAAACCGCCTGCGCAGGCTGGACGGCGGAAGACATTACACGCGCGCTGTCAGCACATCCGCGCATTGGCGAGCGGGCCAGCGGAGCCAGCAAAGAAGCGCAGCTTTCCCGTGGCGAACAGGCGACGCTCAATATCAGCCAGCAGGCAATGACTGATGCGCTGCACGAGGGTAATCTGCGTTATGAACAGCGCTTCGGACGGGTGTTCCTGATCCGCGCTAAAGGGCGCAGCGCAGAGGAGATCCTGGAGAATCTGCAACGGCGGCTACAGAATTCACCGGACGCTGAAGATCAGGAAACGGCGCAACAACTCAAAGAAATTACCCTGCTGCGTTTAAAGGAGATATTTCAATAA